From the genome of Segatella hominis, one region includes:
- the dusB gene encoding tRNA dihydrouridine synthase DusB has product MKIGNIEFGSQPLFLAPMEDVTDIGFRMLCKRFGAAMVYTEFVSAEALVRSIKSTVSKLTISDEERPVGIQIYGRTTEDMVEAAKIVEQAHPDVIDINFGCPVKKVAGKGAGAGMLRNIPLMLDITREVVKAVNVPVTVKTRLGWDNDNLIITDLAELLQDCGIQALTIHGRTRSQMYTGEADWSLIGEVKNNPRIHIPIIGNGDITTPEEAKLAFDRYGVDAVMIGRATFGRPWIFKEIRDYLDNTGAAPLTVDEKIDLLEEQLRINIERIDEYRGILHTRRHLAASPIFKGIPDFKQTRIAMLRANKEDELKEILKECRERIKAIQI; this is encoded by the coding sequence ATGAAAATAGGAAATATAGAATTTGGCTCGCAGCCTCTCTTCCTCGCTCCGATGGAAGACGTAACGGATATTGGTTTTCGCATGCTCTGCAAGCGATTCGGAGCAGCCATGGTTTATACTGAGTTTGTATCGGCAGAAGCTTTGGTGAGAAGCATCAAGAGCACCGTCAGCAAGCTTACGATAAGCGATGAGGAGCGCCCTGTGGGCATTCAGATTTACGGCCGCACCACCGAGGATATGGTGGAAGCTGCAAAAATTGTAGAACAGGCTCATCCGGACGTGATCGACATCAACTTCGGTTGCCCCGTCAAGAAAGTGGCAGGAAAGGGCGCTGGAGCTGGTATGCTCCGCAATATTCCTCTGATGCTGGATATTACAAGAGAAGTGGTGAAAGCAGTCAATGTGCCTGTAACCGTAAAAACCCGACTGGGTTGGGATAATGACAACCTCATCATTACCGACCTGGCTGAGCTGTTGCAGGATTGTGGCATCCAAGCCCTCACCATCCACGGCAGAACCCGTAGCCAGATGTACACGGGAGAAGCCGACTGGAGCCTCATCGGAGAGGTGAAGAACAATCCCCGCATTCATATCCCAATCATCGGCAACGGCGATATTACGACCCCGGAAGAAGCCAAACTTGCCTTCGACCGCTATGGTGTAGATGCTGTGATGATTGGTCGCGCCACCTTCGGAAGGCCTTGGATTTTCAAGGAAATCCGTGATTATCTCGACAATACCGGTGCCGCCCCACTGACCGTAGATGAGAAAATCGACCTTCTGGAAGAGCAGCTCCGCATCAATATCGAGCGCATCGACGAGTATCGAGGCATTCTCCACACCCGTCGCCATCTGGCCGCCTCCCCTATCTTCAAGGGAATCCCTGACTTCAAGCAGACCCGCATCGCCATGCTTAGGGCCAACAAGGAGGATGAACTGAAGGAAATCCTGAAAGAATGCCGGGAGAGAATAAAGGCAATACAAATATAG
- the dprA gene encoding DNA-processing protein DprA produces MDQQEILNTILLTRLNYFSLAGMLELYRKVGSATLIMEHKNNLRDILPDASDKLVNAIQNSDEARKRAEVELEYDLRYGIEPLTMNDERYPSRLRECDDAPLMLFYKGNANLNQQRVINIVGTRHCTPYGEDLIRRFVTELKQLCPQVLIVSGLAYGVDINAHRQALDKGYETVGVLAHGLDDLYPNRHKETALRMIEQGGLLTEFLTQTNADKINFVRRNRIVAGMSDACILIESMAHGGGLITCQISQSYNRDVFAFPGRIGDCYSEGCNNLIRDNGATLLTSAADFVKDMGWQDDAKLMRAKQQGIERSLFPDLSAEEQAIVDVLSRNNDLQINMISVQSGIDISRLAALLFTLEMKGLIRTLAGGMYHLLK; encoded by the coding sequence GTGGATCAACAAGAAATTTTAAATACGATTCTCCTCACAAGGCTCAACTACTTCAGCCTTGCGGGAATGCTGGAACTATATAGAAAGGTAGGCTCCGCCACGCTCATCATGGAGCATAAGAACAATCTCCGTGACATCCTGCCCGATGCCTCAGATAAACTCGTGAACGCCATCCAGAATAGCGATGAGGCAAGAAAAAGGGCTGAAGTGGAACTGGAATACGACCTGCGCTACGGCATAGAACCCCTCACGATGAACGACGAACGCTACCCCAGCCGACTCAGAGAATGCGATGATGCGCCGCTCATGCTCTTCTACAAGGGCAACGCCAACCTGAACCAGCAGCGCGTCATCAATATCGTGGGAACCCGCCATTGCACTCCTTACGGCGAGGATCTCATCCGCCGATTCGTCACCGAACTGAAGCAGCTCTGTCCACAGGTTCTCATCGTGAGCGGACTCGCCTACGGAGTGGACATCAATGCCCACCGACAGGCGCTCGACAAGGGGTATGAGACGGTAGGCGTGCTGGCTCACGGACTGGACGACCTCTACCCCAACCGCCACAAGGAAACGGCGCTGAGGATGATAGAACAGGGTGGACTGCTCACAGAATTTCTGACCCAGACGAATGCCGACAAGATCAACTTCGTGCGCCGCAACCGCATCGTGGCAGGAATGTCGGATGCCTGTATCCTCATCGAAAGCATGGCCCACGGAGGCGGCCTCATCACCTGCCAGATTTCCCAGTCCTACAACCGTGATGTCTTCGCCTTCCCTGGCAGGATAGGCGACTGCTATAGCGAGGGTTGCAACAATCTGATACGCGACAATGGAGCCACACTCCTCACCTCTGCCGCCGACTTCGTGAAGGATATGGGTTGGCAGGATGACGCCAAGCTGATGCGCGCCAAGCAGCAGGGCATTGAGCGCAGTCTCTTCCCCGACCTTTCTGCAGAAGAACAAGCCATCGTGGATGTTCTGTCAAGAAACAACGACCTGCAGATCAACATGATTTCCGTGCAGAGCGGCATCGACATCAGCCGCCTCGCCGCCCTCCTCTTCACATTAGAAATGAAAGGGCTCATCAGGACATTGGCTGGAGGAATGTATCATCTTTTGAAGTGA
- a CDS encoding DUF2851 family protein: protein MEQLLHYVWKHKLFPLSPLHTTDHRQVEVIDPGLHNRNAGPDFFNAKIKIDGMLWVGNIEIHDKASDWYLHGHEKDERYDNVVLHVCGIIDLEARNSKGEPLTQMQLSIPENVLRHYQELLSIDQYPPCYQIIPALTRLSVHSWMSALQTERLSQKTEAIAERVKKCNGDWENAYFITLARNYGFGINGEAFEQWALSIPLHSVDHHRDDLFQIEAIFLGQAGLLELSTIPERYQKDALNDGYFSKLRNEYLYLQHKFSLAPIDYKLWRFLRLRPQNFPHIRISQLVNLYFRRQASLSHLLEATTVKEVIGVLKTSVTPYWETHYTFGSESIRNEKHISPFSLNLLIINTVIPILFAYGRHRGEEKYCDRAFEFLEELKAENNHIVRMWQQCGLEVENAGDSQALIQLKKEYCDKKECLRCRIGYEYLKRK from the coding sequence ATGGAGCAATTACTTCACTATGTATGGAAACACAAGCTGTTTCCACTTTCTCCTCTCCATACTACCGACCATCGGCAGGTGGAAGTCATCGACCCAGGACTGCACAACCGCAATGCGGGGCCCGATTTCTTCAATGCTAAAATCAAGATAGACGGAATGCTCTGGGTGGGCAATATCGAAATACACGACAAGGCGAGCGACTGGTATCTGCACGGACACGAGAAGGACGAGCGATACGACAACGTGGTGCTCCACGTATGCGGAATCATCGACCTGGAAGCCCGCAACTCCAAGGGAGAACCCCTCACGCAGATGCAGCTCAGCATACCCGAAAACGTGCTCCGACACTATCAGGAACTGCTCTCCATCGACCAGTATCCACCCTGCTATCAGATTATCCCTGCCCTCACCCGACTCTCCGTACACTCCTGGATGAGCGCCCTGCAAACCGAGCGACTCTCACAGAAAACAGAAGCTATTGCCGAGAGAGTGAAGAAATGCAATGGCGACTGGGAAAACGCATACTTCATAACCCTGGCTCGCAACTACGGATTCGGCATCAACGGGGAAGCCTTTGAGCAATGGGCTCTCTCCATCCCCCTGCACTCGGTAGATCATCACCGCGACGACCTCTTCCAGATAGAAGCCATCTTCTTAGGACAGGCTGGACTGCTCGAACTGTCAACCATCCCCGAACGCTATCAGAAAGACGCACTGAACGACGGATATTTCTCCAAACTCAGGAATGAATACCTCTATCTGCAACATAAATTCTCGCTCGCGCCCATAGACTACAAGCTCTGGCGCTTTCTGAGACTGCGCCCGCAGAACTTCCCCCACATCCGCATCTCCCAACTGGTCAACCTCTATTTCCGACGCCAGGCAAGTCTCAGCCATCTGCTCGAAGCCACCACCGTGAAGGAGGTCATCGGAGTGTTGAAAACATCGGTTACACCCTACTGGGAGACGCATTACACCTTCGGAAGCGAGAGCATACGCAACGAGAAGCACATATCTCCTTTCTCGCTCAACCTGCTCATCATCAACACCGTCATTCCCATCCTCTTTGCCTACGGACGGCACAGAGGTGAGGAAAAGTACTGCGACCGGGCTTTCGAATTCCTGGAGGAACTGAAGGCTGAAAACAACCATATCGTGAGAATGTGGCAGCAATGCGGACTGGAAGTGGAAAACGCCGGAGACTCGCAAGCCCTCATCCAACTGAAAAAGGAATATTGCGACAAGAAGGAATGTCTGAGATGCAGGATAGGATATGAGTACCTGAAGAGAAAGTGA
- a CDS encoding acyl-CoA thioesterase — translation MSKYIFETKMEVRDYECDIEGIVNNANYLHYMEHTRHLFLKECGLSFAEMHNKGVDAVVARMNLQYKVPLQCDDEFLSRLWLEKQGVRYIFHQDIFRANDEKLCLKATVELVCLINGRLGNSEDYDKAFERWL, via the coding sequence ATGAGCAAATATATATTTGAAACAAAGATGGAGGTGCGCGACTATGAGTGCGACATAGAGGGAATCGTAAACAATGCCAACTATCTGCACTACATGGAACATACGCGCCATCTCTTCCTGAAGGAATGCGGACTCAGCTTTGCAGAAATGCACAATAAGGGCGTGGACGCAGTAGTGGCTCGCATGAACCTGCAATACAAGGTGCCGCTGCAGTGCGACGATGAATTCCTCTCCCGCCTGTGGCTGGAAAAGCAGGGCGTAAGATACATCTTCCATCAGGACATTTTCCGTGCTAACGATGAGAAACTCTGCCTCAAGGCTACCGTGGAACTGGTGTGCCTCATCAATGGCAGATTGGGTAATAGCGAAGACTACGACAAGGCTTTCGAGCGCTGGCTTTAA
- the dapB gene encoding 4-hydroxy-tetrahydrodipicolinate reductase, translating into MKIALIGYGKMGHMIEEIALQRGHEIVCKIDVNNPEDIDSPEFCSADVAIEFTNPTAAYGNYLKAFSHNVKVVSGSTGWMKDHKEDVEKLCADGKQTLFWASNFSIGVAIFSAVNRYLAKIMNGFPQYSVCMQETHHVHKLDAPSGTAITLAEEIIDNIDRKKDWKRGVTYWTEDGHHDEGDQNITDEDLVINCVRDGEVPGIHAVMYDSDADMITIEHSAHSRKGFALGAVLAAEFTANHSGLLTTSDLFKF; encoded by the coding sequence ATGAAAATAGCTTTGATAGGCTACGGCAAGATGGGACACATGATCGAAGAGATCGCCTTGCAGCGTGGCCATGAAATCGTATGTAAGATTGACGTAAATAACCCTGAAGATATCGACAGCCCGGAGTTCTGCTCTGCGGATGTGGCTATCGAGTTTACCAACCCTACTGCCGCTTACGGCAACTATCTCAAGGCTTTCTCCCACAATGTAAAGGTGGTTTCGGGTTCTACCGGATGGATGAAAGACCATAAGGAAGACGTGGAGAAACTCTGCGCCGATGGTAAGCAGACCCTCTTCTGGGCCTCTAATTTCAGTATCGGTGTGGCTATCTTCTCTGCCGTCAACCGCTATCTGGCTAAGATTATGAACGGGTTCCCACAGTACTCTGTATGTATGCAGGAAACCCACCACGTACATAAGCTTGATGCTCCTTCTGGCACAGCCATCACCCTGGCAGAGGAAATCATCGACAATATCGACCGCAAGAAAGACTGGAAGCGCGGCGTGACTTACTGGACTGAGGACGGTCATCACGATGAGGGCGATCAGAACATCACTGATGAGGACCTGGTAATCAACTGCGTGCGCGATGGTGAGGTGCCTGGAATCCATGCCGTGATGTACGATTCTGATGCCGATATGATTACCATCGAGCATAGTGCTCATTCACGTAAGGGCTTCGCGCTTGGAGCTGTGCTTGCAGCTGAGTTCACAGCCAACCATTCCGGTCTGCTTACTACTTCAGATCTCTTTAAGTTCTAA
- the lepB gene encoding signal peptidase I — protein MIDKEKQKLNMKVQWTKFAIVIVLYLTFLIWLKSWLGLIVVPFIFDVYITKKIRWQWWKDSEGPVRFIMSWVDALVFALVAVYFINLFFFQNYVIPSSSLEKSLLTGDYLFVSKVSYGPRIPQTPLTMPLTQHTMPLVNVKSYCEWPHWDYRRVKGLGNVKLNDIVVFNYPAGDTLVNEERYQAQDYYQMVYGFGEQILEQNGLSKDVRQMNPLQQRQYFEQVYQVGRSYIVSNPGEYGDIISRPTDRRENYVKRCVGLPGQTLQIKNRIVYLDGKANKEPDNVQYTYKMKLKGEFPMDLADELGITNEDLLTYNQSGAIPLTRKAYLALKANKNLVESISINTDATYGDLYPLNAYTGWTRDNYGPVWIPKKGQSIALTLKNLPVYERCIKVYEGNDLKVDRQGRIFINGKQAKSYTFKLDYYWMMGDNRHNSADSRYWGFVPEDHVVGKPIFIWWSHSPDHPGFSGIRWNRLFKFVDNIK, from the coding sequence ATGATAGATAAAGAGAAACAAAAACTGAATATGAAGGTGCAGTGGACGAAGTTTGCCATTGTGATAGTACTGTACCTTACATTCCTCATCTGGTTGAAGAGTTGGCTGGGACTGATCGTAGTGCCATTCATCTTTGATGTGTATATTACCAAGAAGATACGCTGGCAGTGGTGGAAGGACTCAGAGGGGCCTGTACGCTTCATCATGAGCTGGGTAGATGCCCTGGTATTCGCCCTCGTGGCAGTATATTTCATCAATCTGTTCTTCTTCCAGAACTATGTGATTCCGTCTTCATCTCTCGAGAAGAGCCTTCTCACGGGCGACTATCTTTTCGTGAGCAAGGTGAGCTACGGTCCACGTATTCCTCAGACTCCACTCACCATGCCTCTCACCCAGCACACCATGCCGCTGGTCAACGTGAAGAGCTACTGCGAATGGCCTCACTGGGATTACCGCCGTGTGAAGGGATTGGGCAATGTGAAGCTCAACGATATCGTGGTGTTCAATTATCCTGCGGGCGATACTTTGGTGAATGAAGAGCGCTATCAGGCACAGGATTACTACCAGATGGTGTATGGATTCGGCGAGCAGATTTTGGAGCAGAACGGACTTTCCAAGGACGTGAGACAGATGAATCCGCTGCAGCAGCGCCAGTATTTCGAGCAGGTTTACCAGGTGGGCAGAAGCTACATCGTGAGCAATCCGGGCGAATATGGCGACATCATCAGCCGACCTACCGACCGCCGCGAGAACTACGTGAAGCGCTGCGTTGGTTTGCCAGGACAGACCCTGCAGATCAAGAATCGCATTGTATATCTGGACGGCAAGGCCAACAAGGAGCCTGACAATGTGCAATATACCTACAAGATGAAGCTCAAGGGCGAGTTCCCGATGGATTTGGCAGACGAGTTGGGCATTACCAATGAGGACTTGCTGACCTACAACCAGTCGGGTGCCATTCCGCTTACCCGCAAGGCTTATCTCGCTCTGAAGGCCAACAAGAATCTGGTGGAGAGCATCTCCATCAATACCGATGCTACTTATGGCGACCTCTATCCGCTGAATGCCTATACGGGTTGGACGCGCGATAATTACGGTCCGGTATGGATTCCTAAGAAGGGCCAGTCTATCGCCCTCACGCTGAAGAATCTGCCTGTATATGAGCGTTGCATCAAGGTGTATGAGGGCAACGACCTGAAGGTGGACCGCCAGGGCCGCATCTTCATCAACGGCAAGCAGGCGAAGAGTTACACCTTCAAGCTCGACTATTACTGGATGATGGGCGATAACCGCCACAATTCAGCCGATTCCCGCTATTGGGGCTTTGTGCCTGAGGATCATGTAGTGGGCAAACCTATCTTCATCTGGTGGAGCCACAGTCCAGACCATCCGGGCTTCTCGGGTATTCGCTGGAACCGACTCTTCAAGTTTGTCGATAACATCAAGTAA
- a CDS encoding S26 family signal peptidase has protein sequence MKIAFKFLLSLVLALLLAWGIRTYVFTVYSVPEGGLPPQLKEGNRVIVNRIDCDIFSRGETIVFTDSVECLITPKSKYTGREKEGSYVRGWMEANFIGVIEQMPGDTIRMGRERYVIPTICCKRCGCKDCRFYLVRTAKGKTIVHKHQIIGKAYKLF, from the coding sequence TTGAAAATAGCATTCAAGTTCCTCCTCTCATTGGTGCTGGCATTGCTCTTAGCATGGGGCATCCGCACCTATGTATTCACTGTCTATTCTGTGCCCGAAGGTGGGCTTCCTCCCCAGCTGAAGGAGGGCAACAGAGTGATAGTGAACAGGATTGACTGCGATATTTTCAGCCGTGGCGAGACGATAGTTTTCACCGATTCTGTGGAGTGCCTCATTACTCCGAAGTCGAAATATACGGGCAGGGAGAAGGAAGGCTCTTATGTGCGGGGCTGGATGGAAGCCAATTTCATCGGAGTCATCGAGCAGATGCCTGGTGATACGATTCGCATGGGCAGGGAGCGATACGTCATTCCTACCATCTGCTGCAAGCGCTGCGGTTGTAAGGATTGCCGCTTCTATCTCGTGCGCACAGCGAAAGGAAAAACCATTGTCCACAAGCATCAGATTATCGGAAAAGCATATAAACTCTTTTAG
- a CDS encoding WbqC family protein — protein sequence MLKAILSSTYFGPVQWYQKLNRYEECLIERHESFIKQTYRNRMIIPTTNGPLSLTIPTNHDTSLAMKDIRISDHANWRHVHWNALLSAYGESPFFEYYQDDIRPFYEKKYEFLFDFNMEIMEKMIELLDIRPKVSVTDRYVLSEERRMKSDGSEEGRVKSEEFNSPEAQAQFNTQHSTFNAQIRDFRDAIRPKKPLPDAEFVPQRYYQVYEQKHGFLPNMSILDLLFNEGNEAIFYL from the coding sequence ATTTTGAAAGCAATATTATCTTCCACGTATTTCGGTCCTGTGCAGTGGTATCAGAAGCTGAACCGCTATGAGGAATGCCTGATAGAGCGCCATGAGAGCTTTATCAAGCAGACTTACCGCAACCGTATGATCATTCCTACCACCAATGGTCCTCTTTCCCTCACCATTCCTACCAATCACGACACTTCGCTGGCGATGAAGGATATTCGCATTTCCGACCATGCCAACTGGCGCCACGTGCATTGGAATGCGCTTCTCTCGGCTTATGGTGAGAGTCCTTTCTTCGAGTATTATCAGGACGACATCCGCCCTTTTTACGAGAAGAAATACGAATTCCTCTTTGATTTCAATATGGAAATCATGGAGAAGATGATAGAGTTGCTCGACATCCGTCCGAAAGTCTCGGTTACAGACCGATACGTTTTAAGTGAAGAACGAAGAATGAAGAGCGATGGAAGTGAAGAAGGAAGAGTGAAGAGTGAAGAATTCAATAGCCCAGAGGCGCAAGCCCAATTCAACACTCAACACTCAACATTCAACGCTCAAATAAGGGATTTCCGTGATGCGATTCGTCCGAAAAAGCCTCTTCCTGATGCAGAATTCGTACCTCAGCGCTATTATCAGGTGTATGAGCAGAAGCATGGTTTCCTGCCCAACATGAGCATTCTCGACCTGCTTTTCAATGAAGGCAACGAGGCGATATTCTATTTGTAA
- a CDS encoding M16 family metallopeptidase: MKYNTYTLDNGLRIIHLPSDSKVVYCGYQINAGTRDEEPGEEGLAHFCEHVTFKGTERRKAWHILNCLESVGGDLNAYTNKEGTVYYSAILKEHIARAVDLLSDIVFHSVYPQAEIDKEVEVICDEIESYNDSPAELIYDEFENILFKDSSLGHNILGTAEQVRSFTTEDALRFTRKLYRPDNAIFFAYGDIDFKKLVKLVGRALADDDSGKLAAGILPKNYPSVGEEIAGQTIVMQKNTHQAHVMIGTRAYDVNDDRRMPLYLLNNILGGPGMNAKLNLALREHNGLVYTVESTMVAYGDTGTWSIYFGCDEHDIKRCLRLVRKELDRMMEKPLSDSQLKAAKKQIKGQIGVACDNRENFALDFGKSFLHYGWEKNVDCLYEQVEAITSQQIQDVARELFDKNRLITLIFK; this comes from the coding sequence ATGAAATACAATACATATACACTCGACAACGGACTCCGCATCATCCATCTGCCTTCCGATAGCAAGGTAGTATATTGCGGTTATCAGATAAACGCCGGCACCCGCGATGAGGAACCTGGCGAAGAAGGACTCGCCCATTTCTGCGAGCACGTCACCTTCAAGGGCACTGAGCGGCGCAAGGCGTGGCACATTCTCAACTGTCTGGAGAGCGTGGGCGGCGACCTCAATGCCTACACCAACAAGGAGGGCACCGTATATTATTCTGCCATCCTGAAGGAGCACATCGCCAGGGCAGTAGATCTGCTTTCCGACATCGTGTTCCACTCCGTCTATCCGCAAGCAGAAATCGACAAGGAGGTGGAGGTGATCTGCGACGAGATTGAGAGTTACAACGATTCGCCTGCCGAACTGATCTATGATGAGTTTGAGAATATCCTCTTCAAGGATTCGTCCTTAGGACATAATATCCTGGGCACTGCCGAGCAGGTTCGCTCCTTCACTACTGAGGATGCGCTGCGATTCACCCGCAAGCTCTATCGCCCCGACAATGCGATATTCTTCGCCTACGGGGATATTGACTTCAAGAAGCTGGTGAAGCTTGTCGGGAGGGCACTCGCAGATGATGATTCGGGCAAGCTTGCTGCAGGAATTCTCCCTAAAAATTATCCATCTGTGGGGGAAGAGATTGCCGGGCAGACGATTGTGATGCAGAAGAATACCCATCAGGCGCATGTGATGATAGGAACAAGAGCCTACGATGTGAACGACGACCGACGAATGCCACTCTATCTGCTCAACAATATCCTCGGCGGACCGGGCATGAACGCTAAACTCAATCTCGCCTTGAGAGAGCACAACGGACTGGTCTATACCGTGGAAAGCACAATGGTGGCCTACGGAGATACGGGAACCTGGAGCATCTACTTCGGTTGCGATGAACACGACATCAAGCGCTGCCTGCGACTGGTGCGCAAAGAACTGGACCGGATGATGGAGAAACCGCTCTCCGACTCCCAACTGAAAGCTGCCAAAAAGCAGATTAAGGGTCAGATTGGCGTTGCCTGCGACAACCGTGAGAACTTCGCCCTCGATTTCGGTAAGAGTTTCCTCCACTATGGTTGGGAGAAAAACGTTGATTGCCTCTACGAACAGGTGGAAGCCATCACCAGCCAACAGATTCAAGACGTGGCAAGGGAACTTTTCGACAAAAACAGACTCATCACCCTGATTTTCAAATAA
- a CDS encoding carbohydrate kinase family protein, whose protein sequence is MRKVIGIGETVLDIIFKNGKPIEAVPGGSSFNAVISLGRAGVNTSFISEAGNDRIGEYVIEFLRENGVNADNVSIFPDSKSPLSLAFLDENNNADYIFYKDHPHDQLEFATPEINAGDIVLFGSFFALNPVVRPQVAGFLEYAKSRGAILYYDVNFRASHQNEIMKITPNLIENLEMADFVRGSHEDFGILYKKPEADKVYNAEISFYCKKFICTQGADPVEVRAENGFAKSYPSEKMKTVSTIGAGDNFNAGFVFGLIKDGITREDIDHGLTEAQWDSLLKSAQEFSAECCKDIYNYVSKEFGERCKKVKK, encoded by the coding sequence ATGCGCAAGGTTATAGGAATAGGAGAGACCGTTCTGGACATTATCTTCAAGAACGGCAAGCCGATAGAAGCGGTGCCGGGTGGCTCGTCGTTTAATGCCGTCATTTCTTTGGGGCGTGCGGGCGTGAATACTTCGTTTATCAGCGAGGCAGGCAACGACCGTATCGGCGAGTATGTCATCGAGTTTTTGAGGGAGAATGGGGTGAATGCCGACAATGTGAGCATCTTCCCTGATTCGAAATCGCCTCTCTCATTAGCTTTCCTCGATGAGAACAACAATGCTGACTACATCTTCTACAAGGATCATCCACACGACCAGCTGGAGTTTGCTACTCCCGAAATCAATGCTGGCGACATCGTACTCTTCGGTTCGTTCTTCGCCCTGAATCCTGTGGTTCGTCCTCAGGTGGCTGGCTTCCTGGAATACGCCAAGAGTCGTGGAGCCATCCTCTATTACGACGTGAATTTCCGTGCTTCTCATCAGAACGAAATCATGAAGATTACGCCTAATCTGATAGAGAATTTAGAGATGGCGGATTTCGTGCGCGGCAGTCATGAAGACTTCGGAATCCTCTATAAAAAACCGGAGGCAGACAAGGTGTATAATGCCGAAATCAGCTTCTACTGCAAGAAGTTCATCTGCACCCAGGGTGCCGACCCGGTGGAGGTGCGTGCTGAGAACGGATTTGCCAAGAGTTATCCTTCGGAGAAGATGAAGACGGTGAGCACCATCGGTGCTGGCGACAACTTCAATGCCGGGTTTGTATTCGGACTGATCAAGGATGGAATCACTCGCGAGGACATCGACCACGGTTTGACCGAGGCGCAATGGGACAGTTTGCTGAAGAGTGCCCAGGAGTTCTCTGCCGAATGCTGCAAGGACATCTACAACTATGTTTCCAAGGAATTCGGAGAGCGGTGTAAAAAGGTAAAAAAGTAA
- a CDS encoding FprA family A-type flavoprotein: MIEITNKIYYVGVNDRNKHRFEGLWPLPNGVSYNSYIIDDEKVALVDTVEVDFFTQFLENIHEVIGDREIDYLIINHMEPDHSGSIALIKKYYPNIKIVGNKKTLGMLEGFYGVTDDVVEVKNGETLSLGNHELSFVLIPMVHWPETMVTLDAKNKVLFSGDAFGCFGALNGGIIDTEINCETFWLEMVRYYSNIVGKYGIPVQNALKKLAGVELDYICSTHGPVWHEHIEKVIGMYDKMSKYETEPGLVICYGTMYGNTERMAEIIARAASKAGVKNIVMYNISKTHHSYILRDIFRYKGLIVGAPTYNAGLYHEMEVLLSELANKDVKNHLLGWYGSHCWASKAVAKIQEWNETKLHYEPVGEPVDMKQAITPEVKAQCEALGKAMAEKLLAE, from the coding sequence ATGATTGAGATTACAAACAAAATTTATTATGTAGGCGTAAACGACCGCAACAAGCATCGTTTTGAGGGCCTCTGGCCTCTGCCTAACGGAGTGAGCTACAACTCTTATATCATCGACGATGAGAAGGTGGCACTGGTAGATACTGTAGAGGTGGATTTCTTCACCCAGTTTCTCGAGAATATCCACGAGGTGATTGGCGACCGCGAAATCGATTACCTCATCATCAACCACATGGAACCTGACCACAGTGGTTCTATCGCCCTCATCAAGAAATATTATCCTAATATCAAGATCGTGGGCAACAAGAAGACTCTCGGTATGCTGGAAGGCTTCTATGGCGTTACCGACGATGTGGTAGAGGTGAAGAATGGCGAAACCCTTTCATTGGGCAACCACGAGCTGAGCTTCGTTCTCATCCCTATGGTTCACTGGCCAGAGACCATGGTAACCCTCGATGCAAAGAACAAGGTGCTCTTCTCAGGTGATGCGTTCGGCTGCTTCGGTGCGCTGAACGGCGGAATCATCGATACGGAAATCAACTGCGAGACTTTCTGGCTGGAGATGGTTCGCTACTACTCAAACATTGTGGGTAAGTATGGAATCCCTGTTCAGAATGCGTTGAAGAAGTTGGCTGGCGTGGAGCTGGATTACATCTGCTCAACCCATGGTCCGGTTTGGCACGAGCATATTGAGAAGGTTATCGGCATGTATGATAAGATGTCGAAGTATGAGACGGAGCCGGGCCTCGTTATCTGCTACGGCACGATGTATGGCAACACCGAGCGTATGGCCGAAATCATCGCCCGTGCAGCAAGCAAGGCAGGCGTGAAGAACATCGTGATGTATAATATCTCGAAGACTCACCACAGTTACATCCTGCGCGACATTTTCCGCTACAAGGGTCTCATCGTGGGTGCTCCAACCTACAATGCCGGTCTTTATCACGAGATGGAGGTTCTCCTCTCCGAGCTTGCCAATAAGGACGTCAAGAACCACCTTCTTGGCTGGTACGGTTCTCATTGCTGGGCAAGCAAGGCAGTGGCTAAGATTCAGGAGTGGAACGAAACCAAGCTTCACTATGAGCCAGTAGGCGAGCCAGTGGATATGAAGCAGGCGATTACTCCAGAGGTAAAGGCGCAGTGCGAGGCGCTGGGTAAGGCAATGGCCGAGAAGCTGTTGGCAGAATAA